Below is a window of Virgibacillus sp. NKC19-3 DNA.
TCACGCGTCTTGTCCATGCGTTCAGTCTACCATTTATGTATTTTCGTAGAAGTTATGTCGTATACCGTAAGCTGGATAAAAGTCATCCTTGATAGAAATATGACGTTGAGACTCAGCAAATAGCGATTTATATTTTTCCATTTCCTTTTTTAAGGAAAGGTTAAGGAGGTTAATGTAAGAATGAAACAGTCTAACATTGAAGATAAACAACCTGAAATACTAAAGAAAGAGTATCGTCTTAAAGGAAGTCCGAATAGGGGCTTGCTTATGGCAACATTTGGATTTTTCATCGGATTTTCCGCGGTATCTTTGTTTGGAACAGTTGCTTCAGAGTTTAATAAGTTTTTAGGATTATCCGGTATCATGCTAGGATTCTTAGTGGGATTGCCGCAACTGCTCGGATCATTACTCCGCATACCTTTTGGTGCATGGGTTGATAAGGTCGGTGGAAAAAAACCAATGCTTATTTTACTTGGCATCTCAATTGTCGGGATGGTCGGATTAACGTCTATTCTTTACACGGGAGAATTAACAATGGGGAAATTCCCGTGGGTTTTATTGTTTGGCTTGCTTGGAGGTGCAGGTGTTGCGACGTTTTCTGTCGGAGTACCGCAAACGAATTATTGGTTTCCGACGAATAAACATGGGTTTTCATCTGGTGTTTACGGTGGTTTAGGTAATTTAGCTCCAGGGATTTTTAGTTTGATTTTGCCTACAATACTTGCCTTATATGGACTGGCAAATACTTATTTGATATGGCTCCTTTTTCTGATTGCTGGAACGATTATTTATGCCGTCTACGCTAAAGATGCTTATTCCATTCAAATCACGAATCAAGGGGTCAATGAAAGGGAAGCGAAGCGGGTAGCAAAAAAACTCGGACAGGAAGTGTTTCCTTCGGGTAATGCCGTTGATGCTTTGAAAAAATCAGCTAAAAACCCGCGTACATGGGCTTTGATTGCACTCTATTTCACTTCATTCGGAGGGTTTTTGGCTCTAACAACTTGGTTGCCAACTTATTGGACAGAGTTTCACGGACAGAGTGTTCGGATGGCAGGTGTTCTGATGGCCATCGGTTTCTCGATATTTGCTTCACTTATACGAGTATATGGTGGGAAGGCAAGTGATGATCATGGCGGGGAAAAGGTAGCCATAATCAGTTTTGCAGTTGCACTCCTTGGTGCATTAATGTTCGTAGTAACATCTACCTTTTGGATCGCTTTGCTGGCGGAGGTTATTCTTGCTGCAGGTATGGGGATTGCTAATGCTGCTATATTCAAACTGGTGCCAACCTATGTCAGCGACGCACCAGGCGGAGCCAGCGGCTGGGTTGGTGGCCTGGGAGCCTTTGGGGGATTTGTAATTCCACCGGTTATGGGATTGTTTATTGATATTTTTGGCGTATCTGGTTATCAGTATGGTTTTTTAGTTTTTGCAGCCTTGGCTCTTCTCTCGATAATCATATCCTACAATTTAATGAAAAATAATCCAGTGAAACAATAACAATAGGATTACGCTTATATTTTAACCAATGGAAGGAACCTAGCACAATGAGGTGAGAAAATGGCTAAAGCACAATATAACATGAAATTAATTAATATTTTAAAAGATATATTACATCGTTTACATGATACGGGTCCGTCAGAATCTATTCAAGAAGAGTTTGACCGACATTTTAAAGATGTGAATGCTGTTGAAATATTGTTGATTGTGCAGGAATTAAAAAGTGGAGACTATGGTATTACATCTCAGAATGTTAAGGAGTTATTCCGTGTTTATGCTCAATTGTACGGCCATTCAATGAATGAATGGAATATTCCTGAAACGCAACATCCAGGTCACCCAGTCCAAATTTTCGCAAATGAAAATAAAGCATTTTTGGAAATTTTTACTGAAATGAATAGTCTTTTAGAATTATTGGAAAAAAACCAACACCAATTGCAAGAAGATACGTTAGAAAGACTCAAGGAGCTTATGTCTTCATTAGGACAGTTCTATAACCACTATAATCGTAAAGAGAAGCTATTTTTCTCAATTTTGGAGCGATATAGGCATTATACGCCATCCAGAATCATGTGGAGGGATGATGATCGAATCCGTAACCTATATAAGGGAACCAAAAAAATGATGGAACGTATACCTGATATAGAATTTAAATACTTGAAGAAAACGTATCATTTATTTGAACGTCAATTTAAGGAAATGATTTTTGAGGAAGAATCATTTTTATTACCAATGCTTGCGTTAACCTTTCAAGAAGATGATTGGCTGGCTATCGCAAAGGAAAGTGACGCATATGGCTATTGTTTTGGTGAGCCGGAAGAAAAATGGGTGTCTCAACGAACGTCATTTATCGATGAGGAAGATGAAACGGATACAATAAATCATGCGAAAGATGCTGATATTCCAAGCCTTCCCTTTGGAGGTGGCTACTTAACAACACATGAAGCCAACCATATTCTTAACCATTTGCCACTAGAAATAACATTTGTGGATAAAAACGGTTTATTTAAATACTTTAATGAAAGAATCGATTCATCTGAGATGATGCTTGTACGGACACCAAGCTCAATTGGCCGTTTCGTAGCCAATTGTCATCCACCTAATAGTTTAGAGAAGGTTATGAACTTAATTCATGATCTGCAGTCAAAGAAACGCTCTTCTGAAAGTATGTGGTTTAAGAAAGGGGGGCGTTATGTTTATATCACGTATAAAGGTGTATTTGATGAGAATGGAGAGTACTTAGGAATTTTGGAGTACGTTCAAGATATTCAGCCTTTCTTAGATCTAACACGTGAAGTGAAAAAAGAACTTAGTCAACTAGATGAATCGTTTTAAGAGGAGGAAGTCCAGATTTAGTCTTGTTGACAATAATGAAAGGGAGGCGAAACAGCATATCTATTGGTATGCTGTTTCGCCTCCCTTTATATTTGGAATCTTTGAATGTGAGTCAATACCGAACCGGGGCTCACCCGAAACCCCTTTAGTAAATTACTAACCCCATTCATTTATTCATTTGTACAAGCATAAATTAGAATAATAGATAAGGACAAGCAGGGGACGGGATAAAGATGGGGTATGTATTTTTATTTTTAATCGGCTTTGGGATGGCTGTTTCCGGGGGAGTCACCATCATAGCATACATGAATTTACTACCAGCGGGATTAACATGGACGGATTATTTTATTTTTATAGGAGGCAGAATAGAATGTTACTTTCTGCTGATTGGATTTTTGATCATGGCGTTCGTCATTTATCGTATGCCAAACAACCTTTAATCTCATTTCATTCGAATATTTTTTTAAAATAATGGTCATAATGTATGTTAAGTTACGTTAAAAAGTGAGGGTTGTTTATGTTATATTTGCATGATGTTTGGGTGAATTGGTTTGAAGGAGAAGAAAACGGGTATAGCGTCTGTTACTTTCATGAATGGCGCAAAGATGACAAGATTGAATTATTAGATCAGGTTCCATTATTGTACATAACAGATGACTTATACAATTATATTGAAAATGACATGAATGAGCTACCTATAGTACTGCTTGATACGATTTATAAACGTGCTTATTCCCGCAAGGGTCAGGATCGAACCGTACTTGAATATGCTTGTATCATCACAGATGGCAAAGAAATACTGGCTCTTGATACCATTGGCTATCAAATTCCTATTCGTAAAAGCCGTTTAATACCAAGACAGGAGCAACTTGTATTCGATATGATTGAAAATAAAAAAGCCCAATCCTTTAAATTCGATGGTACCTCTTATGAGAAAGAGTACCACATGTTATCAATGCCACCTGAACTAGTTTTTGGCTTAACGAGAAGGGAACGTCAATTGAAGCAGCTGCTTATGATAGGGTTGGATCAGTTACGAACGACCAACAATTTAAAAGAGTTGCGGTATTGGCTTACCGAATGGGATCCAAAAAACTATCCATTTATCCGATTCATGAATGAAGATAAAGTATGGGACGCCCTTTATAATGGGGTGAAGCAAGGATGGAGCATGGCACATGAAGAATTATGTGCAAAATTAATCAAGGGGCAGCCTTTCCTTGAAAAAATGTTTGAAGCGGAAAATAATCAAGAGCAAAATACGTCGAAGCAAAAGTAAATCATTCAGTGAGACGGGGGATTCTCGCTCACTGAATGATTTTTTCTAACGTTTTTTCTTTTTGACCCTTCCTAATCCCATCGCTTTTTTTGCCTTGGCAACTGTTTTATTCGCCGTAAAAGCAGCTTTGTCTGCTCCCTGATCCAATATCTCATCTAATTTTTCCGAGTCGATTAATGCGTAATACCGGTCCTGAATGGGTTTTAGAACTTGAACAACTGCATTTGCGGTATCTTGCTTGAACACTCCATATCCTTTATCTTTATACGTGGATTCAAGGGATGCTATAGATTCTCCTGAACAGCTTGAATAAATGGTTAATAAGTTTGCTACACCTGGTTTATTTTCCTTATCAAATGCAACAATTCCATCTGAATCCGTAACAGCACTTTTAATTTTCTTCTCAATCCTTTTCGGTTCATCAAGCATGGAGATGAACCCTTTTTCATTGTCATCTGACTTGCTCATTTTCTTGGTAGGGTCCTGGAGCGACATAATACGTGCGCCGACTTCGGGAATGCTGATTTCAGGTATGGTAAAAATATCATTGAATTTATGATTAAAACGCTGTGCAAGATTTCTGGTAAGTTCTAAATGCTGTTTCTGATCCTCACCAACAGGGACTATATTTGTATTGTACAAAAGAATGTCTGCTGCCATTAGGGAAGGATAAGTTAACAATGCTGATGACACTGCTTCATTACCTGTCGATTTATCTTTAAATTGGGTCATTCGTTCCAATTCTCCAATATAGCTTATCGATTGCAGCATCCATCCTAGTTGTGTGTGTGCAGATACTTCTGATTGGATAAATAACGTAGCTTTTTCCGGGTCTAATCCAGATGCAAGGTACAGTGCTGCTAGTGAGCGAATATTATTTCTTAATTTCAATCGATCTTGTGGTACTGTAATAGCATGTTCATCGACAATGCAATAATAACATTGGTAATCATTCTGTAATTGGACAAATTGCTGCATAGCCCCTAAGTAATTTCCAATTGTCAATGTGCCGCTTGGCTGGATACCTGAAAAGATGGTTTTCATTTTACTTCACTCCGATTCTTTATTCTACATAAAAAAAGCCCATTTATCCCTCAAACAGGGACGAATGAACCGCGGTGCCACCCTTATTATCTTCACATTCTTTGTAAAGACCACTTTAAGTTACATCAGTTCCAAAGTCCAATTCCAAATTACCCTTGATACTTGTTTCCACCAACCACAAGTTCTCTAAAAACCAATAAGTAATTGTACTACGCCTTTTTCATCACTTTATATTCCATTTTTTTATTATTATATATAGCATTGTTGTCAAATGCAAGTAACTAGCAAAAAAGTCTTTTCCGTACTCCTCTTTATCCTTCTAAAAACTAAAAAATTCGACTTAATCCTCCATTTGTTGTTCAAATCTGACTTCATTTCGTATATACTAGGTTTAAAATACGTATTGGAGATTGAATGTGATGGAGAGAAAACGGCTTACGGCTTTTACATTTATAAGTATACTTCTCCTGGGGATAATGCTACCTATAAGTAGTAGTGGAGAAGAAGTACAAACAGCAAGTGCACATAAGGAAAGACAAACCAATATTAAATCGATTGATACAAGTGAAAGAATACAGCGTTTTACATATGATTCAGGCTATGATTTTGAATATCCTGATGCGGTGAGGGGTATCTATGTTACTGGAAATTCGGCAGGTGGCAGTCGCTTTGAGAGCCTCTTGGATTTAATTGACACAACAGATCTAAATACAATGGTAATTGATATCAAAGAAGATAATGGTAATTTAACGATGATACCCGAAGAGGGATCCCCGTATGAAGATATGGCGAAAAATTATATAGATGACCCTGATGAGATGATGCGGGTCTTAGAAGAGAAGGGCATCTATCCAATCGCGAGAGTTGTTGTTTTTAAGGATAGTGTGCTATCTAAGGAGCGCCCTGATCTGTCCTTTCAACAAAACGGAGAAGTATGGGTGAATAATAAAGGGGAAGCATTTTTAAATCCGTTTGAACAAGAAGTATGGGAATACAATGTTGAAATTGCGAAGATGGCTGCAGAAATGGGCTTTCAGGAGATCCAGTTCGATTATGTACGTTTTCCTGAAGGTTTTGAAAACCGGGATTCTGAGCTGGAATACACACTTGGGGATTACGAAAACTCCGAACTTGATGACGTGAAAAAACGTGTAGAGGCTGTAACGGACTTCGTAGCGTTTGCTCGAGAAGAATTGGCGTATTATGATGTTGACGTTGCTGCAGATATATTCGGTTACGCAGCTACGATTGAAGAAACACCAGGTATCGGCCAAAACTTTTCTAAGATATCGGAAAATGTCGATATCATTTCATCGATGATCTATCCCAGTCATTGGAGTCCCTATTTTGGTATAGAAAAGCCCGATACAGAACCATATAAGCTTGTTAACGAATATGCTCAAGTGGAAAATGAGGTGTTGGATGCCTTGGAAGAGACTCCAGTTTCAAGACCGTGGTTACAGGATTTTGAAGCACCTTGGTTATATAGTGGAGCAACCAAACAATATGGAAAAGAGGAAGTTGAGGCGCAAATCAAAGCATTGTATGAAAATGGGATTGATGAATTCCTGTTATGGAATTCCGGGAATACGTATACTGAAAATGTAGACTATATGATCGGAAAATAAGTTACAAAGCGAATCTCGTTACAAGATGAAGATTCGCTTTATTCTCGTAGACAGAGAAATATAAAGGAAATGTCATGTTTCCTAATAGGTAATCTTTCAGTTGGGAATGCTAAAATTAGTACTTATTTCATGCAGATTTAACAAAGGATCGTTTTTTCGTTATACTAAAAAAATCAATAAAAAATAAGGAGTTATGTTATGAATTGGTATGATAAGTTAAGTAAGTATTTCCCCGTAGAAGAGATGAAATCAAAAGCGCATATGGAAATGCTCTTAGATGAAAAGGGGGATGTTTACCATAAGGATGAAAGTTCCTTACATGTCTTAATGTTTGCGGAATTTGACTCATTCGTTTTTATTGACTATGTATGGGTTTCACCAGATGCAAGAGGGCAGGGAACAGGACATAAGTTAATGGAAAAACTAAAAAATAAAAACAAACCAATTATTTTGGAAGTGGAGCCAGTAGATTATGATGATTCAGATTCAGAGAAACGACTTCACTTTTACCACAGAGAAGGCTTCGCTCACGCGCAAAAGATTGATTACAATCGTCGTTCCCTGGCTACAAATGAGGATACCGCAATGGAAATCTTGTATTGGTCTCCAACGGATGATTCCGAAGAAGTGATTTTTCAAAAGATGAAAAAGATGTACGAGGATATTCATACGTATAAAGATAAAGAAATATATGGCAAGTCCTATCAATCGGTCGATGAAGTTCTAACGTATGAGAAAGACCGAGATTCCAAGGATATATTAGAAGGCATACATACAACAGAAAAATCCTAAAAAGTCCTTTTACGGAAATTCCCGTACACTAAGTTGTTGTATTTGTTTTGCTTGATTTTAAAAATATTTTCACGTGGCAGGTTTAATTGAAAATGATATAGGGTATGTTACTACTACATTGATAAATGTAAACAATTCATGAACATTTGAAAAAACCTTGATTTTTCTTGGAAATCCTCTACCTTTTAATTGACAAATGTAGTATAATTTACATATAGGGTTAATTAAACTTATTTTAATCTAATAAGTAGCTCAATGTTTATGAAAATACCCATTTTAGAATGAGGAGTGAAGTTTCATGGTAACACTTTATACCTCACCAAGTTGTACATCTTGCAGGAAGGCAAAAGCGTGGCTTGAGGAGCACAATATCCCATTTAGAGAAAGGAATATTTTTTCCGAACCATTAACGTTGGATGAAATAAAGGAAATATTACGGATGACGGAAGATGGAACTGATGAGATTATCTCGACTCGCTCAAAGGTTTTTCAAAAATTGGATGTTGATATTGATCAATTACCATTAAAAGATTTATTTAATTTAATCCAACAAAACCCAGGCTTATTGAGAAGACCAATAATTTTGGATGAAAAACGATTGCAAGTTGGATATAACGAAGATGAGATTCGACGGTTTTTACCAAGAACAGTACGTACTTTTCAACTACGTGAGGCGCAGCGAATGGTCAACTAATTCGTTCACAACTTTTAGGAAATACGAAATACAAATAAAAACGCAGATCCCTTTTTACTGGTCTGTGTTTTTGTTATATTAGGGTCAGGTGTCCCTTTAAATATTATGGGTGACAAATGTTTAGGAATGCTTTAAAATATGATATTAACCATTCATATAACAATTTATAAATTTGTAGGCATATTAATTTCCAAGAAGAATGAAGCTATCATACAATGGCAGTAGAAATATAAATATGAATGGTTAGAAATGTACGTTAACGGGAAATGGAATGGTAAATGATTTCACTATATATAAAGGTGAAGTGGTCTCTTCCACTTAACTATTTATAGAAGGGAGAGAAACAAAATGGAAATAGAAAGAATCAATGAAAATACGGTAAAGTTTTATATTTCTTATTATGACCTTGAAGATCGTGGGTTTGAGCGTGAGGAAATCTGGTATAATCGGGAGCGAAGCGAGCAATTGTTTTGGCAAATGATGGATGAAGTGAACTATAAAGAGGACTTTACGGTAGAAGGTCCGTTGTGGATTCAGGTTCAGGCAATGGATAAAGGATTGGAATTCGTTGTTACCAAAGCACAAGTCTCCAAAGATGGGGAGAATATTGAATTACCGACAGAAGATGGTGAAACAGTAGACGTACCTGTTGATAAGAAAATAGAAAATATGCTGGAAGATAAATATGGAAAAAGTCATGACCAAAGTGAGGAATTGGAAGAAGACAACCTATCAATTATTGTAAGGTTCCATGATTTCGAGGACGTCATTCAATTAAGTCATTACTTTGCAGCTTTCACAGGAAGTGCCCAAGATTCCCTGTATCACTATGATGAAAGCTATTACTTGTATATGGAGTTTTCTCATGAATTACTGGATGACGACGTACAAGAAGATTTCATTAGCCAAGTATTAGAATTTGCAGACGATACAGACGTGACCATTCACTTATTAGATGAATATGGGAAAAAGATATTTGAAACGGACACCTTTGCCCAAGTCAGATCTTATTTTCCAGTTGAAGTCTAGACACTCGAAAAAGGGTGTCTTTTTTTATGGTTCTACAATATATGTTGGGGTGTGAATCATTTTCTGAATAATATAAAGCACGCGAGCTCCTTATTTGTTAAACTGAAGTTAGCGAAAAAACAGATACAAAAGGAGTGCGTGCAATTGAATTCTAACATTCATTTACCAGGATTTGAAGCCTTTACGATCCAAAAGTCAGAAGAAGTTGACGGCATCTATTATCTTCATGTTGATAGGGAAGTAAAAAACCATCGTTGTCCGGCTTGTGGTGCTTATACATCAAATGTCCATGATTACCGGGTACAAAAGATTCAACATACCCGTATATTTGGCAGACAGGTTTATGTTTTCTATCGTAAGCGACGCTATGTTTGCCGATCCGGTTGCGGGAAGCGTTTTTATGAGGATAACCCCTTAGTGGAGCGTTATCAGCGACAGTCCATGGAGATGAAACAGGCCGTAGCGATGGAGCTTATTCACGGAAAAAGTTTCAGGGATGTTGCTCATCGATTTGATACATCCCCAACCACCGTTATTCGACGGTTCGATTATATTACGGCCCCGCTGTTGGATGAAACACAAACATTACCGGATGTGATTGCCATTGATGAATACAAAGGGGATGCCGGTGGAGAAACATATCAGACGATTATTGCCGATCCCGTAAATAGAAAACCGTTGGAAATACTGGCAGACCGTAGGAAAGAAACGGTAAAGAATTATTTACGGAAACATGGTGAACGCGTAAAGATGGTCGTGATGGATATGAGCCATTCGTTTAAGGCCGCTGTTGATCAAGCTTTGGGGCATCCTATTATCATCGCGGATCGCTTCCATTTTTGTCGGTATATCTATTGGGCTTTAGAAAGGGTCAGAAGACAGGAACAAAATGCTTTTGATGATTATGATCGCAAAAAATGTAAACGGATGAAACATGTATTTTATAAACAGCCGGAGACATTAACAGACAAACAAGCCTGGTATCTGGAACGATACTTACAAAAATCCGCCTATTTGAAACGGGCTTACCAACTTAAAGAGGCTTATCGATTATGGTTTGAGACAGCTAAAGAGAATGGCTCGAAACACTTGGGTGCAACGAAAGCGCATCTTTATGAATTCTATGACCTAGTTCGAGAATCGGGTGTTACGGAATTTGAACAGGCTATCGGGACCCTGCAGAATTGGCAGAAGGAAATTATGAATACGTTTGGTTTTGAACTGCATAACGGCTATATTGAGGGGATTAATAACCAAACCAAGGTTCTTAAGCGTAATGCATTTGGCTTTAAACGATTTGATCGCTTTCGGGCGAAGGTATTACTGCATCATCAATATAAAAAGCTGGATATTCGGGTGGCATAATAATAAGGAGTGAGCATACGCTCACCCCAACATTTGACAGAGAACCTTTTTTATTATTTTGCAGGAATTTATCCATCTCTGTCGAATTGGTATATATAGGAGGTGGTTTTATTCCATGTTACAGGCTCTAACAGAAAAGGGCAATGTGATTATGCTGTACACGCTGCCAAAAATAGAGATTGAAAAATTAAAACGCCAGTCGTTTTTTTGCCCTGCATGTAAGCAACCAGTAATTATCAAAGCAGGATTAAAAGTAATCCCTCATTTTGCACACCGTTCCACAACAAATTGCTCCACACACGAAGGAGGGGAGGGGGCTTACCATGAAAAGGGGAAATTACTACTGTATAAATGGTTAATCCATCAACAATTGGATGTTCAGCTTGAGACATTCATCCCGGAAATTAACCAGCGGCCAGATTTGTTGCTGTTGATAAATAGGAAAAGAATTGCTATTGAGTATCAATGTGCAAGAGTACAACCTGAGCAGATAAGACAGCGGAACGTGGGATATGCGCATGCCGGGATAACACCAATATGGATCCTGGGGGAAAATTTACTCCAAAGACAAACGAAACATCATCTGAAAATTGATCAGTATTCCCAACAGTTTATCCATCAATTTTCTTCTGATACCCCATTAATTTTATTTTACTTTTGTCCGCACACCCTTCAATTTATAACATTTCAGGATATTTTTTTTACACAAGCAAGACAGGCTATCGGTAAACTGAACGTTATACCATTAAAGCAAATGAATTTCACGCATATATTTATGGAAAAGCCATTTACACAAATGGAGCTTTATCAATTATGGAAAAAGGAAAAGTACAAATTCCGTTTAAAACCAGGAAGTCATTTATATGGGAAAGAATTAGCTTGGCGTCAATGGTTATATTTAAAAGGAACCCATATCGAATATTTACCGTCTATTATATTGTTGCCAATACCTGCTCAATACCGGATGAAGACTTCTTCATGGGACTGGCAGAGTCGGATAGCCATTGATCTATTAGCCCCGTTACCCATAGGAAGTGCTATTTCCACTACATTAGCGAAGCATTTTTTACAGCAACAACTTCTCAGTAAACAATATTTTCCCTTAATTTATTCTACTGAAAATCCTGTTATGCAATATCTACAGCTTTTAGCCCGCTTAAATATCGTGAGACAGAAAACAACCCATTCATTTACAAAAATCAATCCCATTAAATTTCATAAAAATATAGAAGAAGCTTTAAAGGCGGATAAAGCAATAATGGATTTTTTAATTGCAAAGGCTTCAAACAAAATCCAAGCATGATTTATGCATAATTCGTTATACTACTAATATGATCTTTGTTAAAGCGTTGTTCAAAAAGGAGGAAATATGTTGGCTAAAACGTCAAAAGAATTACCAAAACGCAGTGAATTACCTAAAGAAATGACATGGGACTTGGAAGCAATTTTTGCGACAGATGAAGAGTGGGAAGAAGAGTTAATGAAACTGAAAGCGGATATTCCTGAAATCGAGAGCTATCAAGGCAAGCTTTCTGAATCCGCTCAAAACTTGTATGACCTGTTTCAGTTGCAGGATAAGCTCTCGATGAGGCTTGGGAAGCTGTTTACATATGCGCATATGCGTTATGATCAGGATACAACAAATTCATTTTACCAAGCGTTGAACACGAAAGCTGAAAACCTACTTACGATAGCTTCTAGTTCCATGAGTTTTATTGTACCAGAAATTCTGGAAATGGATGAGGCTACCATAAAAGGGTTCCTTGAGGAAAAGAAAGAATTACAAGCATATCAAAAAACATTGGATGAAATTAATCGTCAGCGCCCCCATGTATTAAGTAAGCGTGAGGAGGCTTTACTGGCTGAGGCGTCTGAACCGATGTCAAATGCTTCGCAAACGTTCAGTATGCTCAATAATGCAGATCTAACCTTCCCTTCCATTACAAATGATGATGGGGAAGAGG
It encodes the following:
- a CDS encoding competence protein CoiA, producing the protein MLQALTEKGNVIMLYTLPKIEIEKLKRQSFFCPACKQPVIIKAGLKVIPHFAHRSTTNCSTHEGGEGAYHEKGKLLLYKWLIHQQLDVQLETFIPEINQRPDLLLLINRKRIAIEYQCARVQPEQIRQRNVGYAHAGITPIWILGENLLQRQTKHHLKIDQYSQQFIHQFSSDTPLILFYFCPHTLQFITFQDIFFTQARQAIGKLNVIPLKQMNFTHIFMEKPFTQMELYQLWKKEKYKFRLKPGSHLYGKELAWRQWLYLKGTHIEYLPSIILLPIPAQYRMKTSSWDWQSRIAIDLLAPLPIGSAISTTLAKHFLQQQLLSKQYFPLIYSTENPVMQYLQLLARLNIVRQKTTHSFTKINPIKFHKNIEEALKADKAIMDFLIAKASNKIQA